Proteins encoded together in one Gigantopelta aegis isolate Gae_Host unplaced genomic scaffold, Gae_host_genome ctg7687_pilon_pilon, whole genome shotgun sequence window:
- the LOC121366915 gene encoding LOW QUALITY PROTEIN: retinol dehydrogenase 13-like (The sequence of the model RefSeq protein was modified relative to this genomic sequence to represent the inferred CDS: inserted 1 base in 1 codon; deleted 1 base in 1 codon), giving the protein MEPLLYAGMFVFAKHPTQDQESNIIFKKLDLASLASVRQFLEEILQEEEHIMYVINNAGVVVLXYMLTEDGFELQFGVNHLGHFLLTNLLLDRIKQSTPSRIINVYSFSYVHANLDFDDMMWEKKGFKVGSSYARSKLANIMFTLELAKRLEGTGVSTYSIHPGIINTELLRNVPWWLWIVLM; this is encoded by the exons ATGGAG CCTCTTTTATATGCTGGCATGTTTGTGTTTGCAAAGCACCCAACTCAAG ACCAAGAATCAAATATCATCTTTAAGAAACTAGATCTTGCTTCCTTAGCATCAGTACGACAATTTCTC GAAGAGATCTTACAAGAAGAAGAACATATCATGTACGTAATAAATAATGCTGGAGTTGTTGTCC ATTACATGTTAACTGAAGATGGATTTGAACTTCAATTTGGTGTTAATCATCTTGGTCATTTTCTCCTCACAAATCTCCTCCTTGATCGCATCAAACAGTCAACTCCGAGTCGTATCATTAACGTATACAGCTTTAGCTATGTTCATGCTAATCTAGATTTTGATGATATGATGTGGGAGAAAAAAGGCTTTAAAGTAGGGTCATCATATGCTCGTAGCAAACTAGCTAACATAATGTTTACTCTTGAGTTAGCTAAACGATTGGAAGGAACTGGTGTTAGTACATACTCAATACATCCTGGAATTATCAATACAGAACTTCTTCGTAACGTACCTTGGTGGTTATGGATTGTCCTTATG